A genomic window from Gambusia affinis linkage group LG16, SWU_Gaff_1.0, whole genome shotgun sequence includes:
- the supt7l gene encoding STAGA complex 65 subunit gamma, with product MMRYWGEIPGPSGAPPSRSSFDLLQREFRSVEMQDPPLHQPSAQRPRPTTMLDIPSEPCSLTIHTVQLCQHARRLRALLAAAQGQAQGQSSASSEGGSRPEETEANLPLRPPTPPTVPDDLLPVDSKDPHQPFQLRHSDPESEFYKGKGEPVTELSWPSCRQLLYQSVATVLAHAGFECAQESVLETLTDLVHEHYLRLTQLLRVAVDREARLGATPFPDVVEQVFHEVGIGSMLALQCFWQVRIKDYHSYMLQVTKELAEEYERLVNPEKAMEDSKPLKIKDEPLSDIPFPVSEEPEADLASGDQALPMGVLGAHAERLAAGLDADHSPHTSGGGAANNSPLWPQVKMEPQDGDEGQGAGHHHHHGVLSGDVFEEGDPMSTMSESGGAMAPSPGGAASEGSYASH from the exons ATGATGCGTTACTGGGGTGAGATCCCTGGACCATCCGGGGCTCCCCCCAGTCGCAGCTCCTTCGACCTGCTTCAGCGCGAGTTCCGCTCTGTGGAGATGCAGGACCCGCCCCTGCACCAGCCGTCGGCCCAGCGCCCCCGGCCCACCACGATGCTGGATATCCCCTCAGAGCCGTGCAGCCTCACCATTCACACGGTGCAGCTGTGCCAGCACGCCCGCCGCCTGCGTGCTCTGCTGGCAGCAGCCCAGGGCCAGGCTCAGGGTCAGAGCTCGGCATCCTCAGAGGGCGGCAGCCGACCAGAGGAGACTGAAGCCAACCTGCCGCTGCGTCCTCCCACTCCGCCCACTGTGCCTGACGATCTGCTGCCTGTAGACAGCAAAGACCCCCACCAGCCCTTTCAGCTTCGCCATAGTGACCCTGAGAGTGAATTCTACAA AGGTAAAGGTGAACCAGTCACAGAGCTGAGTTGGCCTTCCTGCAGGCAGCTCCTCTATCAGTCAGTAGCCACGGTGCTGGCTCATGCCGGCTTTGAGTGCGCCCAGGAAAGTGTCCTGGAGACCCTGACCGACCTGGTCCATGAACACTACCTGCGCCTCACCCAGCTCCTGCGAGTAGCAGTGGATCGCGAGGCCAGGCTGGGAGCCACGCCCTTCCCGGACGTGGTGGAGCAGGTGTTCCACGAGGTGGGCATTGGCAGCATGCTGGCCCTCCAGTGTTTTTGGCAAGTCAGGATCAAGGACTATCATAGCTACATGCTGCAG GTCACCAAAGAGCTGGCAGAAGAATATGAGCGGCTGGTGAATCCAGAGAAAGCTATGGAAGACTCCAAACCTCTAAAGATCAAGGACGAGCCTCTGAGTGACATTCCCTTCCCTGTAAGTGAGGAGCCGGAGGCCGACCTGGCCTCTGGGGACCAGGCTTTACCCATGGGAGTCCTCGGGGCCCATGCAGAGAGGCTGGCGGCAGGCTTGGATGCTGACCACTCCCCTCACACTTCAG GTGGTGGCGCGGCCAACAACTCCCCTCTTTGGCCCCAAGTAAAGATGGAACCCCAGGACGGCGACGAAGGTCAGGGTGCTggtcatcatcatcaccacggCGTCCTGAGTGGAGACGTGTTTGAAGAGGGGGATCCCATGTCCACCATGAGTGAGTCCGGAGGAGCCATGGCGCCTTCGCCAGGAGGGGCAGCGTCTGAAGGCAGCTACGCTTCGCATTGA